A single genomic interval of Electrophorus electricus isolate fEleEle1 chromosome 2, fEleEle1.pri, whole genome shotgun sequence harbors:
- the LOC113577147 gene encoding INSYN2B protein, translating into MGRRAAETTNPVPALGVPLTGRRVVLEQKWGPLCSVGVQTSPGLCSLPSLKRLGRQIGTAHGVPASTETMSLDRVKPVTQQALQSLYRDDATQDSGIYSRIRSVRTNPNPAEGRTNSKRTPRYTNGSVVSPELVGGVSWEGAEAREADGQCQAPAKGQRRGQSLRSERAHPSMQCESVISYTMPTRPCRATTSPRQCGTCGRKPPQALPSMAPQCHKQSTNQIQTSMTLPAQLRKDPPRLQNQPLLDASAMNTPNISVSAAHAQKTHESKSKQRDITTPETKTPTAEGTRQPINNKPCTNNTPIHTSKNDSKPKSSQHPQTHNTQTSIRKTEPRATYQKRHTPQECTECTGQCVNNQFHATPASKPSGGHDTPKPPPPVLSIGTESEATPNLSCEIPSHSEVTEATSRPVSPRTQPSEREPKNKDLEEPETKPHLEDLHLLRNDTPDIPQCNGVPAALHGLLQDIEENLLSNQQKIKVLLNVIQDLEKSKALSEGRCSYRTGQDINNCTTCQKTACTIYSVEHDFRLQEMRLQNVLEALDMECDAPAPKPTASRLRTRNRVKKLHKKCFWWL; encoded by the exons ATGGGCCGGAGGGCTGCCGAAACGACCAATCCGGTGCCGGCACTGGGGGTTCCCCTCACAGGGCGGCGGGTTGTTCTTGAGCAGAAATGGGGGCCACTCTGCAGCGTGGGAGTGCAGACATCACCAGGACTGTGCTCGCTGCCCTCCCTGAAGAGGCTGGGTCGACAGATAGGCACTGCCCACGGGGTTCCCGCATCCACAGAGACCATGTCCCTGGACAGAGTGAAGCCCGTCACCCAGCAGGCCTTGCAAAGCCTATATCGGGATGACGCAACACAAGACAGTGGCATCTACAGCCGGATCAGGTCTGTCAGAACTAACCCCAATCCAGCAGAAGGCAGAACGAATTCCAAACGGACGCCACGATATACCAATGGCAGCGTCGTTTCTCCAGAGCTGGTGGGAGGGGTCTCCTGGGAGGGGGCAGAGGCGAGAGAGGCAGACGGCCAATGTCAGGCCCCGGCGAAGGGTCAGAGGCGGGGTCAGTCACTCAGAAGTGAGAGGGCTCACCCCTCAATGCAGTGCGAGAGCGTAATTTCGTACACCATGCCTACACGGCCCTGTCGGGCAACGACGTCGCCCCGCCAGTGCGGCACCTGTGGACGAAAACCACCACAAGCCCTGCCCTCCATGGCACCTCAATGCCATAAACAATCGACCAATCAGATTCAGACGAGCATGACCCTTCCGGCTCAGCTGAGGAAAGACCCGCCCAGACTGCAGAATCAACCTTTGCTCGACGCGTCCGCGATGAACACTCCCAACATCTCAGTCTCAGCTGCACACGCTCAGAAAACACACGAGAGCAAGTCAAAGCAGAGAGACATAACCACACCAGAAACAAAGACACCAACAGCTGAAGGAACCAGGCAACCCATAAACAACAAACCCTGTACAAAtaacacacctatacacacatctAAAAACGACAGTAAACCAAAGTCATCCCagcacccacaaacacacaacacgcaGACGTCGATAAGAAAAACGGAACCAAGGGCAACTTATCAAAAGAGACACACCCCACAGGAGTGTACAGAGTGTACAGGGCAGTGTGTGAACAATCAATTCCATGCAACTCCAGCAAGCAAACCTTCAGGAGGGCATGACACCCCCAAACCGCCTCCCCCTGTGCTTTCTATTGGCACAGAATCAGAAGCCACACCTAACCTTTCATGTGAAATCCCCTCCCACTCAGAAGTTACAGAAGCAACATCACGACCAGTATCGCCCAGAACTCAACCGTCTGAACGAGAACCTAAAAACAAGGACCTGGAGGAACCAGAAACCAAACCGCACCTTGAGGACCTCCACCTACTGCGAAATGATACGCCAGACATCCCACAATGCAATGGGGTTCCAGCAGCACTACATGGACTGCTCCAAGACATAGAGGAGAACCTTCTGTCCAATCAACAGAAGATCAAAGTTCTACTGAATGTCATTCAGGACCTAGAGAAGAGCAAGGCTTTGAGTGAGGG ACGTTGCTCTTACAGAACTGGGCAGGACATCAACAACTGCACGACATGTCAGAAAACCGCCTGCACCATCTACAG tgtTGAGCATGACTTTCGGCTGCAAGAGATGCGCCTCCAGAATGTGCTCGAGGCGTTGGACATGGAGTGTGACGCTCCCGCCCCCAAACCCACCGCTTCCCGACTCCGGACCAGGAATCGAGTCAAGAAACTACACAAGAAGTGCTTCTGGTGGCTGTAA